In Mycobacterium sp. Aquia_216, a genomic segment contains:
- a CDS encoding TetR/AcrR family transcriptional regulator, with amino-acid sequence MSSDALVTVTAQAEQPTGQAPRNRRQEETFRKVLAAGIETLREKSYADLTVRAVAARAKVAPATAYTYFSSKNHLIAEVYLDLVQQVPYFTDVNEPMLTRVDKVLRHLALVVADEPEVGAACTTALLGGGADPTVGAARDRIGAEIHRRIATAIGPGADPRTVSALEMTFFGALVQAASGQFTYHEIADRLTYVVSLLLAGTGETSQETRTE; translated from the coding sequence GTGTCCAGCGATGCCCTGGTTACGGTCACAGCCCAGGCCGAGCAGCCAACCGGTCAGGCGCCGCGCAATCGCCGCCAAGAAGAGACCTTCCGCAAGGTGCTCGCCGCCGGCATCGAAACCCTGCGCGAGAAGTCGTATGCCGACCTGACGGTGCGTGCCGTCGCGGCCCGCGCCAAGGTCGCCCCGGCCACGGCTTACACCTACTTCTCGTCGAAAAACCACTTGATCGCCGAGGTGTACCTAGACCTGGTGCAGCAGGTCCCCTACTTCACCGATGTCAACGAGCCGATGCTCACGCGGGTGGACAAGGTGTTGCGCCATCTCGCGCTGGTCGTCGCCGACGAGCCCGAAGTCGGCGCCGCATGCACGACGGCGTTGCTGGGCGGGGGCGCCGATCCCACGGTGGGCGCCGCGCGTGACCGGATCGGTGCCGAGATTCACCGCCGCATCGCGACGGCCATCGGGCCCGGCGCCGACCCCCGCACGGTGTCCGCACTCGAGATGACGTTCTTCGGCGCGCTGGTTCAGGCAGCCAGCGGCCAGTTCACCTACCACGAAATCGCCGACCGGCTCACATATGTTGTCAGCCTCCTGCTGGCCGGCACCGGGGAGACAAGCCAGGAGACAAGAACCGAATGA